The following nucleotide sequence is from Candidatus Zixiibacteriota bacterium.
AGGACGCTATCAAACAGCGACTGGTTGATCTCAACGAGGTCGCCTGTTTCGAGCAGTTGGGTTTCACTTTTGGCCGAATGCGGCCGGAGTATGAGCCATTCTGCAAGAAAGAGACCCGTTTACCTCAGCGGATATATTAGGTCTGAGTCCTGCTACGTTAAGTGATGACAGCAGTTCAGCGGAGTTCCGCTGATGAAAAGGTGGTCTATCAGTATGGAGATGTCGCCGATTGTGATATCCCCGCTGCAGTTTACATCGACCGACGCCGGGTGGGCCAGTACGATCCCCGGATTGACGAAAAGAAAGTCGGACAGTAGGGTCACATCCGCTATCGTTACGGTGCCATCGTTATTGGTGTCCCCGCAGATGTAGTTCATGAAAATCACTGTAGAGACGTTGGTCCGCAGCCCGTCCGATCGGTGACCATAAACTACCGATCTGTATATGCCGTCTTCGTATCCGGCAATGGGCGCGTTGATCCAGGTGTTGGCATTGGTCATCACGTCGAATCGTGGTCGGCTGTAGATGTTACCCAAACTGTCGTAAACAGTGTGCCGGATACATAAAGCCGCATTGACATTTCGATAAGTGATTACGTCCAATGCGAAGGAATGGTTGGGTATAGTGTAAGTGGTCGGGTTTGAAACGTCCAAAAAGAATGTGCCCATGTCAGAGCCGTTCTTAGAGACCGCGTAGTACCAGGTGGCGGCCAATGCGTCATTCCACATGGCTCCATCCCACAAAATGACATTGTTGTCCGCGCCGACCAGCATGTCCGGCGACACCGAAATCACGTTCATGAGCTGTCCGCCGAGTGAGACTATGGTTATCCGATCACCCGCCGCCACCGGTGAAATCCACATATAGCTCGCTGAGTTCTGGTCCACCGGGTCCATCACGCCGTTTCCAGGAAGCCACTGGTCTCGCCAGCCCAGTTCAGGCGGGGTATAAGAGCACACAGAGCGGTATTCCCGTTTCTAGCAACTCGCAGAATTTGGGTTGCAGAATTCGCAATTGCCGTTATCGGTCTGGAGGTAGCTACTGTGAGGTCCGCAGTCAGTCACGTGATTACAGTCGGGCGCCGGATGATCCTCGTCCCTGTATTCATCTGACGCCCCAAACACATGACTTGCTTCATGTGAGACAACATAATCCATTAAACTGGGGCCCCAGCCGTCGTTGTTGTAAGTCGTCACAACAATAGGTGAACGACCCGGTGAATTGTCTTCGTACATGCTGGAATACGCGAAATAATTGTCTGAAAACCTGTGATTGGCATCATTCTGATCCATGGCCACCGCTATTTCTATCGCCCAGTTGGCTTTGTATGTTCTGCGCAGTTGGTTGGCCAGTTCGTACGCTCCGTCCCACTCATCTGAAACCCCATGAGCGGTGTATATGTCATCCAGCCATCGGAAGTGCCAGTTCAAGTCCGAGTAATAGGGCACGTGCTGATCGTTAATAGGCTCATAGGTCGTGGCTATTTTCTCGACCGGCGGATAGACCCAGACTACTTTCGCTCCTCTTTCAAATGCCTCGTTCGACAGCCAGTCCAGGCCCTGCACGATTTCGTTGAAGGTCTGTTGTTCAGCCGCTGGCCACCAGTTCTCTTAGGTTCCTACCGACTCCATCAGGTAGATTCCTACCGCTACATAACCGATCAGGTACTGTCCGGTCAGGTGATTCAAGAGCGAGGTCTCGGGCGCTTCACCGGGTTCGGTAGGACCTTCGTATGGCGGCTCCGGGATCGAAAGAGCTTCGGCGGGCGGATGGGAAGACTCCGTTTCGAGATGTAAATACGCCGCCCGAGCCGTTTTGGACAACGGCAGGCCAGGCCGGTCGAGCAGGTCCGCGACAGTCAACTGCTGCCAGGATCCGTCTCTCGACAAGAGATTCTTCGAGGAAACGGCCGGAGCTTCAACAATAGCCGCATTCGGCAGGAAAATGTGTCTGACGGTGACACCGCTATCTTCAAGGCGTGCTGACCACGCCAAAGTTGAATCAGAATCCTGAATATTGAATTCGACGAGCAGACGTTGCCGGGCAAAACTGCTGGCACCGAGAAGAATGACGCTCGCAACGACCAATAATTGCCTGAACATGAGCCCCTCCTATTGAGCTACCAACCTAAAATCGATCCCTCTTAGATTGCGGTCTAAGTGAAGCTGCCTCGATTGAGTAACATACCCAGTTTTGTGAACGAAAATGGTAATACGGCCGGCGAGCGCTACGCCTCGGTAGTATCCTGTACTATCCGAGTAGAACGGTGCTATGGCCGGAGGCGGATCAGAATAGGATATACCAGCGGAGTCGAGCCGTATGCCGGAAACTGAATCGCTGACAGTGCCCTCAAAAGAGTACGCCGACGGCGGTCCAGCGCCATCGTCAGCGCAAGACTGAAGCCCCACGACGAGTGCTGCGATACATGTCAGCCATACGATCACACATCGTCCCCTATAACCTTCTATTCGCAACCCGGCCATCAGATTCGATTCTCCGTTTCCTGATGGAAAATAGGCTCTATTAGCCCTGTTTGTCAAGTGAAATCGACGTAGATACCGGCGCTTCGTTTGTCAAATGAAATTTAAGGGAACGGGCCGATTGAACAGCGAGAAGTCACTTCTGACTCCGGGCACAAAAAAGAGCCACCGGGCGGAATCGAACCGTCGACCTACTGATTACGAATCAGTTGCTCTACCATCTGAGCTACGGTGGCTGATATGACGATTGTCGTCAACCAGAGCGGCAAATGTAGTGAATTGGGAGGGGTTGTCAATGGAAAAGGGAGAAGACGATCACAGCACGGCGATGGGACGCCCGTGTCGGGTTTGCCGCTGCATTGGTCCATGCGGCGAACCCGACCTACTATAAACTCCCGACCGCGCTCTCCACCGCCTCAAGTATCTCCCCTGACTTCACCAGCGCCTTCATGGCATCGAGGTCGGGATACAGCGGACGGTCGACATCGAGAAAAGCCACATGCCTGCGGATAACTTCATGCGCTTTCGTAGTGCCAACACCAAACTTGTAGTCACGAATATCCAGCGCTTGCGCGGCGGCCATCAGTTCAATCCCGAGTACACCGTAAGCGTTATCAAGAATCTGCATATTCTTGATCGCCGTGTTCATTCCCATCGATACGAAATCTTCCTGGTCGGCGGCGGCTGGAATTGACTGGATCGATGCCGGCATCGAGAGAATGCGTTGCTCGGCGATCAGACTGTCGGCGGTGTACTGAATCAGCATGAGGCCCGAAAACATACCCGCACCTTTAGTCAGAAACGGCGGCAGGCCGACCGATAGCGCCGGATTGTTCAGCCGGTTCATGCGACGCTCGGACATCACACACACCATCGCGATGGCCGCGCCCATCAGGTCCATCGGCAACGATACCGGCGTCCCCTGGAAATTCGCGCCGGACAACTGCAGGTTCTCATCGGGGAAGAAGATCGGATTGTCGCCCACGCCGTTCAGTTCGATTTCCACCTGCTCTTTTGCGTAGTCCCACGCGTCATGGACCGCGCCGATCACCTGTGGTGTGGAGCGCATCGAATAGGCATCCTGCACTTTGCTCTTCATGCGTCCCTCAGCCAAATCTCCTCCCACAACAATTTTGCGGATCGTCTCGGCGGTGCGGACCGCCCCCTTGAAACCGCGCGCCTCGTGGAGCTTCGCGCTGTACGGTTTCATATTGGCTTTGAGCGCCTCAAGCGACATGGCCGCGGCTATTTCCGCCTGCTTTAGCCAGAGTTTCGAGTCATGCAGAAAGATAGCGCTCATCGCTGTAAGGACGTTGGAGCCGTTGATCACCGCGAGGCCATCGCGGGCCTGCAATCCGGGGATCGGGATTCCAGCACGGTTCATGGCAGTGCGACCGTCGAGAAGCTCGCCCTTATAGTACGCTTTCCCTTCACCGAGCATCAGCAGGGCAATCTGGGACATCGGCGCCAGATCGCCGCAGGCGCCGACAGACCCCTTCTGGCATACATACGGGGTGACACCCTTGTTGAGCATGTCGACCAGCGTCTGCGTGACCTCGGGACGAACCCCGGACTTGCCATGTGCATGGACGTTGATCCGCGCCGCCATCGCCCCGCGCACGTATTCGACTGGGGCGGGATCACCGATACCGGCCGAGTGATTGTAAATCAGGTACTTCTGGAAATCCTTGATCTGATCGTCATTCAGGACAATCTCGGAGAACTCGCCGATCCCCGTATTCACGCCGTACATGATCTCGTGCGCGACGATTTTCTTCTCGAGCATCGCGCGGCACTTTTTGATCCGCTCCACCGCGTCCGGTGGCAGCTCGACCGGCTCACGGTGGCGCGCGATCGCCACCAGTTTGTCAATGGTCAGTTCAGAACCGTTTAGTCTTATAGCCATTTCTATCACCTGTTTTTCGATTGCCCCGTGACGGGGCGTCAGTGCAATGTGGATTCGACTGCGACCGGGCAGTCTGCGCTGAACTACCAGAGCTATTCGTCCTGCAGGCCGGAGGCGCGAAGGGCGTTGTAGGCCGCGGCAAACGACCGGACCGGCGCGGTCACCGGTGAGTATTCAGGGACAAATGTTTTTACGAGTGTGGCCACGGCAGACCTCTGCCCGAAATGTACGCCGCAATTGGCGATTGTCAACCGGTTTGAAAATGGCGATATTTGACCCGTGAGATGGCGTAAAACCGACGACGAGTACCTGCTGCAACTCGACTTTGTCGCCTTCGATACCGAGACTACGGGCATCTGGGCGGCGGCGCATCGAATTGTCGAGATCGGTGCGGTCAAGTTTCGACTGGGCGAGCAGAGAATTCAACGTTTTCAGACGCTTGTGAACCCGGAGAGGGAGATTCCGGCCGAGGTGATCGAAATCCATGGCATCAACAACGCCATGGTCCAGAGCGCTCCGACCATAAAACCGGTGCTTGAACAATTCAGCGACTTCTGCGGGACGGACTCAATCCTGGTCGCTCATAACACCATTTTTGACATCTCCTTTGTCGGCTGCGAGGCCGACCGCGTCGGCGTGCCGCTCATGGAGAATCTGATCATTGACACGGTCGATCTCTATCACAAGTACCGGCCGGGGCTCGATTCCTACTCCCTGCAGTCGCTCATGCGCAAGTTCGGCTTGGGCGCCGACCAGAATCACCGTGCGTCCGATGATGCCTCGCTGGTATGGAAGCTGTTCACGATGGTGGCGCAGGACTTCCCGGTGTTCCATAGCTACGGCGAATTCAAGCGGGCTTTTGCTTTCTATTCGATGTCACAGTGGCGCGGCGATGAGCGTCCGCTGCCGGACCAGTACCGGGAGATATCGCAGGCGGCGAGCGAGGGGCGTGCTCTGGAGATCGTTTACGCAACCAACGGTCAGCCACCGCAGAGCCGGACTATCTGGCCCAAGCGACTGCACAACCTCCGCACCGTTTTCTACGTTACCGCATACTGTGAAAAAGCCCAGGCCGAGCGGACCTTTCGTCTCGACCGCATCCAGAGTTTTCACCTGGCCTAGATTCGTAAAGAGGCTGGGAGACTGACGGCAATCAGTTTCGTTGCCGCAGAGTTGTCTGGTAGAGGCAATCCACCCAGGCGATCAGCGCGAGCGCCATACCGGCCAGCACAATCGTGTTAGCGGGGCCGCCTTCGACGACGAGAGCCCTTTGGACAGTATCCACGGCGCTCGCCAGCGGCGCAACGACCCAGATCGCCACCATATCGGATAGAGGGAACACAGCCGACAGCACGTTCAGCATCGCGACGACCTGCTGCTGCCAGTTCATCACGGCGCCGGCAGCCTGCACAATAATAAGGTCGACAGGCACCTGTCCGACCAACCACAACAGGCTTATGGCCAGACTTGCCAGCCAAATGCCAGCCGACTGCAAGCGGGCACGGGTCCGGCGCGCCCTAAACGGCGGCAGCGAAAAGGTCACTTTTCGGGCGAAATTTTTCGGCAGGATAACTTTGCCGGAGCTCCCCAACTCCACGTACAGGTCGCGATAAGTCTCCATCTCGCTCCGGCAGACCGGGCAGTTATCCAGATGTTCCTGCGAATCGAGGTCTTTCCGATAACGCCCGCCGGAAACACCGATAAGCGGTCCAATCTCTCGGCGGTCCAGCAGCGCCTGGATTTCGATATCGGTCAGATGCCTTACGCGCATAGCTCCTCCAGCGAGTATCTGACCTGCAGGCGCTCCTTCAGTAGCTTGCGCGCCCGGAACAGGTAGCTTTTGACCGTGCCGTCGGGGAGCCGTAAGATCCGGCCGATTTCGGCATAACTCATTTCGTGAAGATGAAACAGGCTGAGTATCGTGCCGTAGATCACCGGCAGCTTGTCGATTTCCTCGCAGACCCGTACCGCCGCTTGCCGGGAGCCTGCCCAGTGCTCCGGGTCGCCCAGCTGAGACATGCAGTCGTCGACACCAATGCCCTCCGGATGGGTGTCATCGTAGAGTGGGAGCCGCTTCTTTTCCAGGTAATTGAGACAGGTGGTGTAGGCGATCCGGGCGATCCAGGTCGAGAGCTTGCAGTCAAAGCGAAACGCCTCGAGATTCTGGTACACCTTGACGAAAACATCCTGGCAGACATCTTCGCGGTCGGTCTCGTTGGGTACCATCCGGAATATCATCTGGCCGACCAGGCGCTCGTGCTCTTTCACCAATTTTTTGAAGGCGGTGGGGTCGCCGCTCAGAATCCGGTCAACCATGTCCCGGGTTTCGCTTCCAGCCTGCCCGTTCATACCCTAATAGACTGGCCGGACAGGTTCAAAGTTGCACTTTTCTGACTGCAACTTTGGCCTCGCGATCCGGTCCAATAAGCCAGGAAACCTGTTGAAAGGACTGACCATGGAAGACGCCATCATTGTCGGAATCATTTTTGCATCGATTGTCGCAATCGTCAAAATCGTGACCGACGCCGTCACGCGACGCCGGATCATCGAGAAAGCCGCCGCCGAACCGCAGGCGAGCAGGGTGCTGTTCGCCCACCCTGAGCTGGTCAATCTCTCGAGTCTGAAATGGGGGATGGTTTTGGTGGGGATCGGACTGGCCTGGCTTTTCTCCCGCTGGATGCCGTACTACTGGCACGAGGAGACCGTATTCGGCCTGATGTTCCTGCTGGCGGGGGTCGGCATGCTCGCGTACTACCCGATCGCCCAGAAGAAGATCAAGAAGATCGAGGAGCGGGAACGCCGCCTGCCTCCGACTGCCTAGGCGGTGTTTTCCTGTCGCTCCATGAAGTGAGCGGTTGGCGTACGTCCTCGTGCTCCAACGGAAGCTATCTCGTAGCAGACGAGGCCCCCGATCACGTCGGGGGCAGGCTCCACCACGCACATCCCCTATGTGCCGTCGGGCAACCCCGCTTGGCGCCTTGATAGCAGCGCGTCACCCCCATAAAATGGCGCCCCGCAGAATCGAACTGCGGACACACGGATTTTCAGTCCGTTGCTCTACCATCTGAGCTAGGGCGCCAGTGATATACTTGGCAAAGATTTGGAAATTTACCCAGAAACCTTACGGTGTCAACCGATAAATGGAGCGCCTCAGAAGATCTCCCCCTTGGTGGTTTTTGCGAACAGCAGACCCAGAGATCCCGCGGACAACACGATCAATAACCAGTTGTATGGATTGCCCGGATTGAACAAGGCCAGGACTACGACTAAGCCGTGAAGACCGATCAGGCCATACCAGCCCCACCGCTTGCGGTCGCGAAAACCGACCACAATAGTGACCAGAACTATGCCGATGAGGAGAAAGACCAGGAACTTGCCGGTCTCGGTATAATCGCGGTCGAGTATTCCGAGTATGATACTAACTCCGCCGTAGAGCATGAAAACCAGCGCCAGTATATAGCCGTACCATTTGGCCACCAGAAATGACCAGGGTGCGCGAGCTGTCGACGATTCTGAAATCTTGTCGCCCATCGCGATTACCTTTCCTCACCGAGAATGCCGGCGCCGATAAAACCGGCGCTGTTGCCCAGGCTCGCCTTAACCACGCGGAGCTTTTCACCGGCCGAGTCACACACCCGGCCGCGAATCTCCTGGGCCACCGCTTCCACGAAACCGGCGCCGCCGTCGGCAACGCCCCCTCCTACTATTACTAACTCAGGGTTCAAAAGATTCACCACCCCGGCCAGCCCCATCGCTAGGTATCGGGCCGTCTCGGCGATCACGTCGAGAGCGATCTCATCGCGCTGCTTGGCCGCTGCGAATAGTTTCTTAATGCTCAGTTCGTCCGGATCGCCAGTCAGCACTTCCTCGAACACCGGCGTGAGGTGATCGCCCAGCTTGGCGCGGCAACGGGCAAGGATTGCTGACGACGAGCAGAAAGCCTCGATGCACCCTTTGTTGCCGCACCCGCACGCGGGGCCGTTGGGATCAATCGACATGTGGCCGATTTCGCCCGCCGCCGACGTGACCCCTCGCCAGAGCTTGCCGTTCAGGATAACCCCGCCTCCCACTCCGGTGCCAACCGCCACACATACAAGCGACTGATATCCTGCGCCTGCGCCGAAACGATGTTCCGCCAGGGCGACCGCGTTGACATCGTTATCGACCCACACCGGCACATTCAGACGCTCGCGCAGGAAATTGCCGATCGGCGTCCCTTTCCATCCCACAATGTTCGGCGACATGCCAACCACCCGACCGGTTTTGAAGTCCACTGTACCCGGCGTCCCCACGCCCAACCCTGCCACCTCGAGGCTTTCTTCGGCAGCATGCAAGAGCAGTCTCTCGCCGATATTGCCGATCAGATGCAACAGCGGTTCCGGGCCTTTCTCTGCCAGGGTGGGGCGCTGTTCCTTGAATAGCACCTTCCCCTTGCAGTCAACCAGGCCGTATTTGATGTTGGTCCCGCCGATGTCGATTCCGGCGTATGCGGGCTGATCCGACATTACTGACTCTCCCCTGCGGCGCCGCCGGCGACTGCCGGCGGTTGCGAGGCTCTCGCCTCCGACTTCTTCGAAAACACCAATGCTACGACCAGGTAGGCAACGACCCAAAAGGCGAGGATGACGTGCACCGCCTCCAAACCAATGACTCGCCGCTGAACAAATAGCGGCAGGAATCGCGCCGCGGCATTGGCGATTAACGCTCCTACGAAAGCATATCCCAGGCGCACGGTCGTATCAGACAGGAACCGACCGAGGAGCGCTCCTGATGCAGTGTGCAGAACAATCAGGCAGGCGCGTTCGAGCAGGGGCCAGTCGAAGAGCAGCGTAATCTGCCAGCCAGCCACATAAACAGCCTCAGCAAGTCCGAATCCCGCTCCCAGGAAGGCGCCCAACCCGGTCAGGCGATAGGCGCGAACTTTCAAAGTCCGCTGTAATGTCAATGACGCACCCAACATCAAGCCGACCTGGACAAAACCGGTGATAACAGGCAGGACAGCACCTCGAATATACAGACCGCTCCCGCTTGCCTGAGCCAGGTCCAGCCACTCGGTTGCTATGTATACGAGCATCGGGTTAAACACTAGGGGCATGAGGGCGAACAGCACCGCTCCACCGGCCAGATAGAGATAAGCCTCCGGCCATCGGAGTGAGCGCCAGGCCAGAAGCAGGATCGCCGCAGCAGCAACGAACAGAAAGGCGACATAGTGCGGCAGTTTCAAAACCAGCAGCTTCAGGGAGAATGGCGGACGCACTGGAGTGGCCGCCTGGGAGGTCCGGTCGGTGGGAGCGCGCCTGACCACATCCTGGTACACCCTGATATTCTGGTCGAGCATGTCCACCCTGACCAGTCGTTTGTCCGGCGTAAAGTATAGCTGATAGTTGCCCGGCTCGGTCAGTTTGATGACGAACACTGAATCAATCTTGCCCTTGTAAATCTCCTGCCACATAAACCAGATGACCTGACCGGCAATATGAGTTGACATCAGCGACTGCGGCATGAACACTGAATCATCGAACCGTGTGCCGATCTGCAGATCGCGCATAGCCAGGTAGATTTCGAGCTGGTCGATCAGATAGCTGTCCCACATGAACCTCCCCGGCACGAGCGGCAAGGCGACATCTCTCTTTGTCCCGGCCCGAGTGTAATAGCCGGCGAGGCGATCTATGGTCAGCTTGAGATTCAACTGTTCAGCGGAATCTCGCGGTCCAATCTGGTACTCGCACCCGGCAAAACCGCCGCGGGGGGTCACATAACACTCGCCCGCAAGGGCGACTTTGCCCTCCATGTCTAATTTGGCGTAGTCAATTTCGAGCGACTCCCGAAGGATGAGCGCATTCTGATCGTCAATCTCCCGGTAACCGGTGATCGCCGAAGTGAGTTGGCCGAATGTGGTCTGACGGGCATAGAACGCCCAGACACGGAGATCACCCACCGGGCGGAAACTCTCGAGCGATCTGGTTGCCGCCACGAATCGCTTCGCCACCGCGCCTCGCGGTAGCGTATCCGCCTCCTGCCCATAGAGCAAGGGACTCATCGCCAGCAGGCACAACCAACAAGGCCAGAACTTTTTCATGCGGCCCGAAGATAGACCAAAACCTGCGGCAGTCAAACTAAATCAAGGCGCCATAGGACTCAGTCCTGTTCAGCAGTCATCGGACCGGGTCAGGGGATTGACGCAACCGTTCCCCATCGCTGCGACACACTACGCGAATCCGACCAATACGATGTCGCGTGATTTCTGGCGGAACGGTTTGGACATGGCCAGGTCGCTGTAACGTCGAATCTGAGCGAACCCTGCCCGTTTCATCTCGCTCTCGAGACGTTCCGGCGTGAAGCTGTCGAATTTATGGCTGAAGACCTCGAACTGAAACGGCGTGACACTGAGGTCCAGCCGGACGACGGTCAACTCGTGGCTGTTGCCCTGACGCCGGGCAAACCGCAGGTACCCCAGCGCACCTGCCTGGGTGGCTCGCACCGGCATGATCTCGCCGTCCTTCAGAGCGGCCAGGTTCAGGGCCTGAATCACCACCACGCCACCGGCTCGCAGGACACGCCGGAATCCCTGCAGGCTCAGTCTGAGGTTCTTCAGATTGCCCACACCCGAGATTGAGTTGGCCAGGCAGACCACCAGATCGAAGCGATGGTTGAACCGGCGTGGGAGTTTTTCAAAGTGTCCGTGCTGAAAGCGGATCGGCAGCGCCGTTCCCTCGTGCGCTCTTCGCGCCTCGGATATCATCCGGCGGGAACGATCCAAACCGACCGCGCTCACCCCCTGCTCGGCAAACAGTCGCGAGGTCAGTCCCACGGCGCAGCCGGCATCAAGTACCG
It contains:
- a CDS encoding DUF6249 domain-containing protein: MKGLTMEDAIIVGIIFASIVAIVKIVTDAVTRRRIIEKAAAEPQASRVLFAHPELVNLSSLKWGMVLVGIGLAWLFSRWMPYYWHEETVFGLMFLLAGVGMLAYYPIAQKKIKKIEERERRLPPTA
- a CDS encoding aromatic amino acid ammonia-lyase — its product is MAIRLNGSELTIDKLVAIARHREPVELPPDAVERIKKCRAMLEKKIVAHEIMYGVNTGIGEFSEIVLNDDQIKDFQKYLIYNHSAGIGDPAPVEYVRGAMAARINVHAHGKSGVRPEVTQTLVDMLNKGVTPYVCQKGSVGACGDLAPMSQIALLMLGEGKAYYKGELLDGRTAMNRAGIPIPGLQARDGLAVINGSNVLTAMSAIFLHDSKLWLKQAEIAAAMSLEALKANMKPYSAKLHEARGFKGAVRTAETIRKIVVGGDLAEGRMKSKVQDAYSMRSTPQVIGAVHDAWDYAKEQVEIELNGVGDNPIFFPDENLQLSGANFQGTPVSLPMDLMGAAIAMVCVMSERRMNRLNNPALSVGLPPFLTKGAGMFSGLMLIQYTADSLIAEQRILSMPASIQSIPAAADQEDFVSMGMNTAIKNMQILDNAYGVLGIELMAAAQALDIRDYKFGVGTTKAHEVIRRHVAFLDVDRPLYPDLDAMKALVKSGEILEAVESAVGSL
- a CDS encoding ROK family protein, translating into MSDQPAYAGIDIGGTNIKYGLVDCKGKVLFKEQRPTLAEKGPEPLLHLIGNIGERLLLHAAEESLEVAGLGVGTPGTVDFKTGRVVGMSPNIVGWKGTPIGNFLRERLNVPVWVDNDVNAVALAEHRFGAGAGYQSLVCVAVGTGVGGGVILNGKLWRGVTSAAGEIGHMSIDPNGPACGCGNKGCIEAFCSSSAILARCRAKLGDHLTPVFEEVLTGDPDELSIKKLFAAAKQRDEIALDVIAETARYLAMGLAGVVNLLNPELVIVGGGVADGGAGFVEAVAQEIRGRVCDSAGEKLRVVKASLGNSAGFIGAGILGEER
- a CDS encoding dockerin type I domain-containing protein translates to MDPVDQNSASYMWISPVAAGDRITIVSLGGQLMNVISVSPDMLVGADNNVILWDGAMWNDALAATWYYAVSKNGSDMGTFFLDVSNPTTYTIPNHSFALDVITYRNVNAALCIRHTVYDSLGNIYSRPRFDVMTNANTWINAPIAGYEDGIYRSVVYGHRSDGLRTNVSTVIFMNYICGDTNNDGTVTIADVTLLSDFLFVNPGIVLAHPASVDVNCSGDITIGDISILIDHLFISGTPLNCCHHLT
- a CDS encoding methyltransferase domain-containing protein, with translation MKSESFFDKYAHEYNILTNAQVREKTHREEVRALVERFHPAAVLDAGCAVGLTSRLFAEQGVSAVGLDRSRRMISEARRAHEGTALPIRFQHGHFEKLPRRFNHRFDLVVCLANSISGVGNLKNLRLSLQGFRRVLRAGGVVVIQALNLAALKDGEIMPVRATQAGALGYLRFARRQGNSHELTVVRLDLSVTPFQFEVFSHKFDSFTPERLESEMKRAGFAQIRRYSDLAMSKPFRQKSRDIVLVGFA
- a CDS encoding sigma-70 family RNA polymerase sigma factor, with the protein product MVDRILSGDPTAFKKLVKEHERLVGQMIFRMVPNETDREDVCQDVFVKVYQNLEAFRFDCKLSTWIARIAYTTCLNYLEKKRLPLYDDTHPEGIGVDDCMSQLGDPEHWAGSRQAAVRVCEEIDKLPVIYGTILSLFHLHEMSYAEIGRILRLPDGTVKSYLFRARKLLKERLQVRYSLEELCA
- a CDS encoding exonuclease domain-containing protein, with protein sequence MRWRKTDDEYLLQLDFVAFDTETTGIWAAAHRIVEIGAVKFRLGEQRIQRFQTLVNPEREIPAEVIEIHGINNAMVQSAPTIKPVLEQFSDFCGTDSILVAHNTIFDISFVGCEADRVGVPLMENLIIDTVDLYHKYRPGLDSYSLQSLMRKFGLGADQNHRASDDASLVWKLFTMVAQDFPVFHSYGEFKRAFAFYSMSQWRGDERPLPDQYREISQAASEGRALEIVYATNGQPPQSRTIWPKRLHNLRTVFYVTAYCEKAQAERTFRLDRIQSFHLA